A stretch of DNA from Chrysiogenes arsenatis DSM 11915:
CCCACGTCAGTTTATTCTGGAGAATGTCATAGTCCCAAATACCAATCCCAGTACCTGAAGTCGCCAGATAGAGGCGTTGTCGCTGTTCATCACGCGAAGCTAAAAGTCGGTTAAAAGCGCCAACCAGCTGACCAACCTCATCATTTACGTGCACGGGGATCGCCTGAAATGCTTCTCGTTCATTCACCATCGAATCGATGGTCATAATTGACTGACGCAACGGCGCTAAAATTCGCCCCAACTGCGAAATTAAGAGGAGAGCAAAAAGAGCTAGCAGTCCCAACGTCGATAGTGCAAGGTTAGAAACTAAATGCGCAACCGGAGCAAGTACTTTTTCTTCTGGTAACGCCTTTACGACAATCCATCCCATTTGTGGCATCACAGCACTTGCATAAAGCAATTTTGTTCCATTACGCTCAGTAATAGCTCCACTTTGCGACGTAGTTAAGGCAGCATCTATCAGTGGAATGATGCCATGCGGCGGTAAGGGTTGCATGGAGAGCGAAAAGTCGTGCGATGTAACAATCAACTTATTAACGGGGTCAATAATATAGAGGAGCTCGTCCGAGCGCAGCACTTGGCCGCTAGGCACTAAAAAATTGTTGACTTCTAAAAAGGTGATACCGATTAAAAATCCAAGTACCCCTTCGGTTTCTGAAAGAATGGGGACATTGATGAAAAAACTTGGACGATTGGCACGCGAAGCGATTAACGGTTGCGTGATCACCGGTTGTTTGGTTTTTCGTGCTTCCTGAATATGTTCCCGTTGCGAGATATTTAACCCAATTCTACCACTGTTTTTTGGCGCTTCCCCGACACCAATACCCGCAGCATCGGCAACCATCAAACCACCGTTAAATGTCTGTCTTACCAGTACAATACCATCAAGCAATTGCGCCATCGAAGCTTCATCAAGTAATTTTCCTCCATCTTGCAGGAGCGGCGCGAGTCGCATCAATAAGATTTTTCGCTCTTCTAATGCTTTTGACGCATACGTTACGAGCAACTGTGCTTTCTCTTGCTGTTCCGCAATCAGTAATTGTTTGACGTCACGTGAGACAGTGACTTGCATGAAAATCACTAATATAAATGCCGCAATGGCGAAAAAAAATAACGATGAGAGAATAATGCGCCGCGATATTGAGAGTTGCTTCATGGTGTCCCTGCTTCGATCAACTTTTTGCTATTGAAGGTTTTTGCTGCAGTGCACGGAGTATCTTGCCTATATTCTCCAACATAAAAGCATCTCGCTTGACAACATGATCAAGTGGAATGCAAGCCGGGATATTGGAAGTATCGCTCGCTAATACAACGGTTGATGTTGTGCGGTTGCGATTATCGGAATAACGGATGCCACACAACACACCAAAGGCGCTGATATCACTTAAATGGCGAGCCGTGATGATAAGGTCAAATTTCTCCAGCAGGAGAACTTCTAACGCTTTCATGCCGGTGGTGACGTGTGTTTCACGTGCATGATGCTCTTGCAGTACCTTGCGGTAGGAATGGGCAAAGGTTTTGGATGGTTCGATAACTAACACGGATAATTCACCACCAGTTGCCGTCGCTAAAGAGTCAAGGGCTTCTTGAATCGATGTGATATTCCCGCGCTCACTCGCATCCCGTACTTGCAGCAAGAGGTCAACATATCGCAAGCTATTATCGGCAAAAGGAGGAGCATAATTCCCGTGAGCAGCAGTTAACGAATTTTCCAGTGCATGACAAATAGATGTCACAATCGGCAACCCGAGTGTTCCACCTGTCCCTTTTAAACTATGTACTTTGCGGTACAGCTCATCAAAAATAACGGCATGATGCGCGGTGGGGTCTTCAAGCTTCAGCAACAACGCTTCGATTTGATAGCATTTTTCTGGAAGTTCATGCAGAAAAGAACCCGTCATTTGCAACATTAGAGCGGCGATAGCGTCGTGTCCGTTGGTCGCGCTCATACTGTTTCCTCCTTGCGGAGAGCGACACATACTTTATTTCTGCCGCTCCGTTTAGCGTCATACAAGGCACCATCAGCGGCTTCGAGAATAGAAAAATCGGGGTACTCAGTGTTCGTCGCCATGCCACTGCTCAGGGTGCAACTAAATGACAACTCATCGTGCATAAACGGGATCGCGGCAAATTTTTCGCGAATATCATTCAGAATATCGCAGGCAGCTTCAACGGTACAGTTCAGGAGCACGGCGGCGAATTCCTCCCCTCCATAACGAGCCACAATATCGGTTTTTCGTAA
This window harbors:
- a CDS encoding sensor histidine kinase — protein: MKQLSISRRIILSSLFFFAIAAFILVIFMQVTVSRDVKQLLIAEQQEKAQLLVTYASKALEERKILLMRLAPLLQDGGKLLDEASMAQLLDGIVLVRQTFNGGLMVADAAGIGVGEAPKNSGRIGLNISQREHIQEARKTKQPVITQPLIASRANRPSFFINVPILSETEGVLGFLIGITFLEVNNFLVPSGQVLRSDELLYIIDPVNKLIVTSHDFSLSMQPLPPHGIIPLIDAALTTSQSGAITERNGTKLLYASAVMPQMGWIVVKALPEEKVLAPVAHLVSNLALSTLGLLALFALLLISQLGRILAPLRQSIMTIDSMVNEREAFQAIPVHVNDEVGQLVGAFNRLLASRDEQRQRLYLATSGTGIGIWDYDILQNKLTWDDNMYRLYGLSKSNFGAAYEAWQNGLHPDDAASAHALIQQAIQGGKEFKTEFRVIHPDGITVRWIQADACVIRNEEGKAVRMIGTNLDITERKRVEMMKNQFISTVSHELRTPLTSIRGAITLIDSGQLGQLSPEATQMIKIAKSNSDRLTLLINDLLDIEKIASGRMEFAMKRLEVGAIAVESINTHQTFAQEHSSTFVLMTRDDNLFVNADEKRLQQVIANLLSNAAKFSPAGSTVEIHCTREGQNVRVAIRDYGSGIPDEFRERIFKRFSQADSSDTRPKGGTGLGLAISREIIHKMGGTIGFDSVYGEGSTFYFTLPFVE
- a CDS encoding response regulator — its product is MSATNGHDAIAALMLQMTGSFLHELPEKCYQIEALLLKLEDPTAHHAVIFDELYRKVHSLKGTGGTLGLPIVTSICHALENSLTAAHGNYAPPFADNSLRYVDLLLQVRDASERGNITSIQEALDSLATATGGELSVLVIEPSKTFAHSYRKVLQEHHARETHVTTGMKALEVLLLEKFDLIITARHLSDISAFGVLCGIRYSDNRNRTTSTVVLASDTSNIPACIPLDHVVKRDAFMLENIGKILRALQQKPSIAKS